One part of the Mya arenaria isolate MELC-2E11 chromosome 3, ASM2691426v1 genome encodes these proteins:
- the LOC128228440 gene encoding uncharacterized protein LOC128228440 isoform X1, which produces MQMLKIKIFNIDDIQIMGNNGSFASVPKAGNNTRTYKRESSMFEHDRADDLLNQFEEKITFWKTEIVKARGNIDSNSAEEIKWYFYTQMKVAAEVLLKQIPQDFLQRYETSEQAKEQKKNSCQSTEYYRQPTLKSKTSTEAACVRIAQKTVIDNNASTVSMTIEKESTEPYTKIHQQMCDFRERLELEKDETIRLLAANDQLKTELKQFKAENEELLTRLSKIAGDRLTKDNPNITDLNDSDRPLKLGEKYSELYDNEWTNAFECLTEVGYTEEESIETLHLTLLNAFEFCEKKASQILKQTDDAVNLLFDEYRKSAVFKDIPVHLTISRKQLAKFAKYCKEQSTIEDMQLQKRWEPKRRKSYADETEQKNEIEVASRHVKVEEQMTKVRKEVSRSILPIVQRAYMEASWRKHCLHGLKPFVMQCLYIGWMMVVQSPPMSFKTALRGDKFDSNVFKQYTCTGSIVDFVVWPALLLHECGPVVGKGVAQPQKPN; this is translated from the exons atgcaaatgttaaaaattaaaatatttaacattgatgACATACAAATCATGGGAAACAATGGAAGTTTTGCGAGTGTTCCCAAAGCAGGGAACAATACCCGCACTTATAAACGAGAAAGTAGCATGTTCGAACATGATAGAGCTGATGATCTTTTAAACCAATTTGAAGAGAAAATAACCTTTTGGAAAACGGAAATCGTTAAAGCAAGAGGAAACATTGATTCCAATTCTGCGGAGGAGATAAAGTGGTATTTTTACACACAAATGAAGGTTGCGgctgaagttttattaaaacag ATTCCACAAGATTTTTTACAAAGATATGAAACCTCCGAACAAGCCAAGgaacaaaagaaaaacagcTGTCAGTCTACAGAATATTATCGACAGCCAACGTTAAAAAGCAAAACAAGCACTGAAGCTGCGTGCGTTCGTATTGCACagaaaacagttattgacaacAATGCCTCCACAGTGTCCATGACTATAGAAAAAGAGTCGACAGAACCGTATACCAAGATACACCAACAAATGTGTGACTTCAGGGAGCGACTGGAGCTGGAGAAAGATGAAACAATTCGGTTACTCGCAGCAAATGATCAACTAAAGACCGAACTTAAGCAGTTTAAAGCTGAAAATGAGGAACTGTTAACAAG ATTGAGTAAGATTGCAGGAGATAGGCTGACGAAAGACAATCCCAACATTACAGATCTTAACGATTCGGACAGACCTTTGAAACTTGGTGAAAAGTACAGTGAACTTTATGACAATGAGTGGACCAATGCGTTTGAATGTTTGACCGAGGTTGGCTACACTGAGGAGGAATCGATTGAGACACTGCACCTCACGTTATTG AACGCGTTTGAATTTTGCGAGAAGAAAGCCAGTCAGATACTTAAGCAAACAGATGATGCTGTCAACCTCCTGTTTGATGAATACCGGAAGTCTGCAGTGTTCAAG GACATTCCAGTACATCTGACGATTTCCCGTAAACAG CTTGCCAAGTTTGCAAAATATTGCAAAGAACAGTCGACTATAGAAGACATGCAGCTTCAAAAACGATGGGAACCTAAGAGGAGAAAAAGTTACGCTGATGAAACcgaacaaaaaaatgaaattgaagtg GCATCAAGACACGTAAAAGTTGAAGAACAGATGACGAAAGTCAGAAAAGAAGTTTCACGGTCAATATTACCAATCGTGCAAAGA GCTTACATGGAGGCGAGCTGGCGGAAGCACTGTTTACATGGCCTCAAACCTTTCGTTATGCAGTGTCTTTACATCGGTTGGATGATGGTCGTTCAAAGTCCACCTATGAGTTTTAAAACAGCTTTGCGGGGCGACAAGTTtgattcaaatgttttcaaacaatacaCCTGTACAGGATCAATAGTGGATTTTGTTGTCTGGCCTGCGCTGTTGTTGCATGAATGCGGACCTGTAGTTGGAAAAGGCGTGGCCCAGCCGCAAAAGCCGAACTAA
- the LOC128228440 gene encoding uncharacterized protein LOC128228440 isoform X2 — MQMLKIKIFNIDDIQIMGNNGSFASVPKAGNNTRTYKRESSMFEHDRADDLLNQFEEKITFWKTEIVKARGNIDSNSAEEIKWYFYTQMKVAAEVLLKQIPQDFLQRYETSEQAKEQKKNSCQSTEYYRQPTLKSKTSTEAACVRIAQKTVIDNNASTVSMTIEKESTEPYTKIHQQMCDFRERLELEKDETIRLLAANDQLKTELKQFKAENEELLTRLSKIAGDRLTKDNPNITDLNDSDRPLKLGEKYSELYDNEWTNAFECLTEVGYTEEESIETLHLTLLNAFEFCEKKASQILKQTDDAVNLLFDEYRKSAVFKDIPVHLTISRKQLAKFAKYCKEQSTIEDMQLQKRWEPKRRKSYADETEQKNEIEVASRHVKVEEQMTKVRKEVSRSILPIVQRVRGMFIMLTWRRAGGSTVYMASNLSLCSVFTSVG, encoded by the exons atgcaaatgttaaaaattaaaatatttaacattgatgACATACAAATCATGGGAAACAATGGAAGTTTTGCGAGTGTTCCCAAAGCAGGGAACAATACCCGCACTTATAAACGAGAAAGTAGCATGTTCGAACATGATAGAGCTGATGATCTTTTAAACCAATTTGAAGAGAAAATAACCTTTTGGAAAACGGAAATCGTTAAAGCAAGAGGAAACATTGATTCCAATTCTGCGGAGGAGATAAAGTGGTATTTTTACACACAAATGAAGGTTGCGgctgaagttttattaaaacag ATTCCACAAGATTTTTTACAAAGATATGAAACCTCCGAACAAGCCAAGgaacaaaagaaaaacagcTGTCAGTCTACAGAATATTATCGACAGCCAACGTTAAAAAGCAAAACAAGCACTGAAGCTGCGTGCGTTCGTATTGCACagaaaacagttattgacaacAATGCCTCCACAGTGTCCATGACTATAGAAAAAGAGTCGACAGAACCGTATACCAAGATACACCAACAAATGTGTGACTTCAGGGAGCGACTGGAGCTGGAGAAAGATGAAACAATTCGGTTACTCGCAGCAAATGATCAACTAAAGACCGAACTTAAGCAGTTTAAAGCTGAAAATGAGGAACTGTTAACAAG ATTGAGTAAGATTGCAGGAGATAGGCTGACGAAAGACAATCCCAACATTACAGATCTTAACGATTCGGACAGACCTTTGAAACTTGGTGAAAAGTACAGTGAACTTTATGACAATGAGTGGACCAATGCGTTTGAATGTTTGACCGAGGTTGGCTACACTGAGGAGGAATCGATTGAGACACTGCACCTCACGTTATTG AACGCGTTTGAATTTTGCGAGAAGAAAGCCAGTCAGATACTTAAGCAAACAGATGATGCTGTCAACCTCCTGTTTGATGAATACCGGAAGTCTGCAGTGTTCAAG GACATTCCAGTACATCTGACGATTTCCCGTAAACAG CTTGCCAAGTTTGCAAAATATTGCAAAGAACAGTCGACTATAGAAGACATGCAGCTTCAAAAACGATGGGAACCTAAGAGGAGAAAAAGTTACGCTGATGAAACcgaacaaaaaaatgaaattgaagtg GCATCAAGACACGTAAAAGTTGAAGAACAGATGACGAAAGTCAGAAAAGAAGTTTCACGGTCAATATTACCAATCGTGCAAAGAGTGAGAGGAATGTTtatcat GCTTACATGGAGGCGAGCTGGCGGAAGCACTGTTTACATGGCCTCAAACCTTTCGTTATGCAGTGTCTTTACATCGGTTGGATGA